In Wolbachia endosymbiont (group B) of Germaria angustata, the following are encoded in one genomic region:
- a CDS encoding RNA pyrophosphohydrolase, with amino-acid sequence MVSQEKEYRPCVGIMLFNKQGNIFIGKRFDSDSYWQMPQGGVDDGEELEQAALRELLEEVGTDKAEIVAKNKEWIHYNLPEEVIPTCWNGRYSGQKQRWFLMKFCGEDKDININYTDHPEFKEWRWQNVDDLVASAIPFKKEVYKKVIEEFSSIIKGSIYDS; translated from the coding sequence GTGGTTAGCCAGGAGAAAGAGTATCGCCCTTGTGTTGGCATAATGCTATTTAACAAACAGGGGAATATTTTTATTGGAAAACGCTTTGATAGTGACTCTTATTGGCAGATGCCGCAAGGGGGAGTTGACGATGGTGAAGAGCTAGAGCAGGCAGCGCTACGTGAGCTATTGGAAGAAGTTGGTACTGATAAAGCAGAAATTGTGGCTAAAAATAAAGAGTGGATACACTATAACTTACCTGAGGAAGTTATACCAACATGCTGGAATGGGAGATATTCTGGCCAAAAGCAAAGATGGTTCTTAATGAAATTTTGTGGGGAGGATAAGGATATTAATATTAACTATACTGATCATCCAGAGTTCAAAGAGTGGCGTTGGCAAAATGTGGATGATTTGGTAGCCAGTGCCATACCGTTCAAAAAAGAAGTTTATAAAAAAGTGATAGAAGAGTTTTCTTCTATCATAAAAGGATCTATTTATGATAGTTGA